Proteins from a genomic interval of Flammeovirgaceae bacterium SG7u.111:
- a CDS encoding DUF2071 domain-containing protein translates to MKIPRIKGIIDRRILINYQVEPDVLEAYLPKPFKPKLVKGKGVAGICLIRLKEIRPKGLPKLFGISSENGAHRIAVEWVEKGEVKEGVYIPRRDTSSKLNSLAGGTIFPGTHHLAQFAVKEQDGAYQVGFKSDDATSLYIKAKETEEWNEESIFDDLPNVSAFFENGAVGYSPKKSEECFDGLELNVPNWKVSLLDVEEVRSSFFENEAIFPKGSIKFDNALLMKDIHHEWIGLNTLRNEF, encoded by the coding sequence ATGAAAATCCCTCGAATAAAAGGAATAATTGATAGAAGAATCCTGATCAATTATCAAGTTGAACCAGATGTGTTGGAAGCTTATTTGCCCAAACCTTTCAAACCAAAATTGGTGAAAGGAAAAGGTGTTGCCGGGATTTGCCTTATTAGGCTAAAAGAAATCAGACCCAAGGGCTTACCAAAACTATTCGGCATTTCTTCGGAAAATGGGGCGCATCGGATTGCCGTAGAATGGGTAGAGAAGGGCGAAGTAAAAGAAGGGGTGTATATTCCAAGGCGAGATACTTCATCAAAGCTGAATTCCCTAGCTGGAGGCACCATTTTCCCCGGTACGCACCACTTAGCCCAGTTTGCTGTTAAAGAACAAGATGGGGCTTACCAAGTTGGTTTTAAAAGCGATGATGCAACAAGTTTGTACATCAAAGCAAAAGAGACCGAGGAATGGAATGAGGAAAGCATTTTTGATGATTTGCCAAACGTTTCAGCTTTTTTTGAAAATGGCGCAGTAGGCTACTCCCCCAAGAAAAGTGAGGAGTGTTTTGATGGGCTAGAACTCAACGTGCCGAATTGGAAAGTTTCCTTGTTGGACGTAGAAGAAGTTCGGTCTAGTTTTTTTGAAAATGAAGCTATTTTCCCGAAAGGCTCTATAAAATTTGATAATGCTCTTTTAATGAAAGATATCCATCACGAATGGATAGGATTAAATACCTTGAGAAATGAATTCTAA
- a CDS encoding adenosylcobalamin-dependent ribonucleoside-diphosphate reductase has product MSLVKDTVTNDGNALEQGKSYSHQEALEKCLVYFKGDELAATTWMNKYAVKDKDGNFKETSPADMHRRMAKEFARIETNYPTKAELNGSTSKLSKYGQKRNLLDENKIYSLFEDFKYVIPQGSVMAALGNPYMLASLSNCVVLPQPFDSYGGIFYTDQQLAQLFKRRCGVGIDISKLRPNGVNVANAAGTTTGAVSFMDRFSNTTREVAQNGRRGALMITIDIAHPDVEEFITIKQDLTRVTGANVSIRLSDEFMEAVDKDTDYMLRWPIDAKDPEIKKTIKARDLWNTIIECAHKTAEPGLIFWDRQHKYSTSSVYPGFENVSTNPCSEIAMQGGDSCRLIAINLYSFVENPFTPEAKFNMEKFYEVTYESQRLMDDLVDLELEAIERIIAKIESDSEPMHIKQTEIDTWRLLYDAGKNGRRTGLGFTALGDAVAALGLKFDNDDALAEIDKIMKVKCEAEFDSSIDMAIERGSFTNFDAEIENTSEFVQMLEKDLPKVYKRMMKHGRRNISISTVAPTGTLSMLAQTSSGIEPVFMLAYKRRRKVNVHDKNKKVSFVDQMGDSWEEFDVYHPKLKVWMDKTGEKDLEKSPYAGATAQEIDWIQRVKTQSIVQKYVTHSISSTINLPEDVAVERVGEIYLEAWKHGLKGITVYRDGSRSGVLVADTKKEEKDKDQVLNEIIETKAPKRPKELEARVIRFRNEDQQWLGVVGLLNGRPYEVFTGRAEDAFALPSYVTQGWIIKSSVEDGDSSRYDFRYTDSQGYRVTIEGLSRSFSKEFWNYAKLISSILRHGMPLPQIVDLVSNLNLDKDYINTWKNGVARALIKFIPNGTNAADRMCGSCGDPEGLIYQEGCLKCKSCGYTKCG; this is encoded by the coding sequence ATGAGTTTAGTCAAAGATACCGTAACCAATGATGGTAACGCTCTTGAGCAAGGCAAGAGTTATTCACACCAAGAAGCCCTAGAAAAGTGCTTAGTTTATTTTAAAGGAGATGAATTAGCGGCGACAACTTGGATGAACAAGTATGCCGTAAAAGATAAAGATGGCAACTTTAAAGAAACTAGTCCAGCCGATATGCACCGCAGGATGGCAAAGGAATTTGCAAGGATAGAAACAAATTATCCTACAAAAGCCGAGCTCAACGGAAGCACTAGCAAGCTGTCGAAATATGGGCAAAAGAGGAATCTTCTCGATGAAAACAAAATATATAGCCTTTTTGAGGACTTCAAATATGTGATTCCTCAGGGTAGTGTGATGGCCGCTCTTGGTAATCCCTATATGTTGGCATCTTTGTCTAACTGTGTGGTATTGCCTCAGCCTTTCGACTCTTACGGTGGTATTTTCTATACCGACCAACAACTTGCGCAGCTTTTCAAAAGAAGGTGTGGAGTAGGTATCGATATTTCTAAGCTTCGCCCTAATGGCGTAAACGTTGCCAATGCGGCGGGAACTACTACAGGTGCGGTATCGTTCATGGACCGTTTTTCAAACACCACTCGTGAAGTTGCCCAAAATGGCAGAAGAGGTGCATTGATGATCACCATCGACATTGCTCACCCTGATGTGGAAGAATTTATCACTATTAAGCAAGACCTTACTAGGGTAACTGGTGCGAACGTATCTATCCGACTTTCAGATGAGTTTATGGAAGCTGTAGATAAGGACACTGATTACATGTTGAGGTGGCCGATTGATGCTAAAGATCCTGAAATAAAGAAAACTATTAAGGCTCGAGACCTTTGGAATACGATTATCGAATGTGCCCATAAAACTGCTGAGCCAGGATTGATTTTCTGGGATAGGCAACATAAATATTCAACTTCTTCGGTATATCCAGGTTTTGAAAACGTATCTACCAACCCTTGTTCGGAAATTGCGATGCAAGGAGGAGATAGCTGCCGTTTGATTGCGATCAACCTTTATAGTTTTGTGGAGAATCCGTTTACTCCTGAGGCTAAGTTCAATATGGAGAAATTCTACGAGGTAACCTATGAGTCTCAAAGGCTTATGGACGACTTGGTAGACTTGGAATTAGAGGCTATTGAACGTATCATCGCTAAGATTGAAAGTGATTCGGAGCCGATGCACATCAAACAGACCGAGATTGATACATGGAGATTGTTGTACGATGCGGGAAAAAACGGTCGTAGAACTGGTCTAGGTTTCACTGCTCTTGGCGATGCTGTAGCTGCTTTGGGATTGAAATTTGACAACGACGATGCACTTGCCGAAATAGATAAAATAATGAAGGTGAAGTGTGAGGCTGAATTTGATAGCTCTATTGACATGGCTATTGAAAGAGGTTCTTTCACCAACTTTGATGCTGAAATTGAAAATACTTCTGAGTTTGTTCAGATGCTTGAGAAAGACCTTCCTAAGGTATACAAGCGTATGATGAAGCACGGCAGAAGGAACATTTCTATCAGTACGGTTGCGCCTACGGGTACGCTTAGTATGCTGGCACAAACTTCTTCTGGTATTGAGCCGGTATTTATGTTGGCTTATAAGCGTAGAAGAAAAGTTAACGTACATGACAAAAACAAAAAAGTAAGTTTCGTCGACCAAATGGGCGATTCTTGGGAAGAATTTGATGTGTACCACCCAAAATTGAAAGTTTGGATGGACAAAACAGGGGAAAAAGATTTAGAAAAGAGTCCTTATGCAGGTGCAACTGCTCAAGAAATTGATTGGATTCAGCGTGTAAAAACACAGTCTATTGTACAAAAATATGTGACTCACTCTATCAGTTCAACTATCAATTTGCCAGAAGACGTTGCTGTAGAAAGAGTAGGAGAAATCTACCTAGAAGCTTGGAAGCATGGTTTAAAAGGCATCACTGTGTACCGCGACGGTTCTAGGAGTGGTGTGTTGGTAGCAGATACCAAGAAAGAGGAAAAAGACAAAGATCAGGTACTCAACGAGATCATAGAAACGAAAGCTCCTAAGCGTCCGAAAGAATTGGAAGCAAGAGTGATCCGTTTTAGGAACGAAGACCAGCAATGGTTGGGCGTAGTTGGTTTGCTCAATGGTCGTCCTTACGAGGTGTTCACTGGTCGTGCCGAAGATGCATTTGCGTTGCCTAGCTATGTGACCCAAGGCTGGATTATCAAGAGTAGCGTAGAAGACGGTGATTCTTCTCGTTACGATTTCCGCTACACCGATAGCCAAGGCTATAGAGTGACCATTGAAGGGCTTTCTCGTTCATTCAGCAAGGAGTTCTGGAACTATGCGAAGTTGATTTCAAGTATCTTGCGCCATGGTATGCCACTGCCGCAAATTGTAGATTTGGTGAGTAACCTTAACCTTGATAAAGATTACATCAATACTTGGAAAAATGGTGTTGCAAGAGCCTTGATCAAGTTCATCCCGAACGGAACCAACGCTGCTGACCGCATGTGTGGAAGCTGTGGAGACCCAGAAGGGTTGATCTACCAAGAAGGTTGCCTCAAGTGTAAAAGCTGCGGGTACACCAAATGTGGATAA
- a CDS encoding O-acetyl-ADP-ribose deacetylase, whose protein sequence is MNSKINLVQGDLTKQTTDAIVNAANSSLLGGGGVDGAIHRAAGGELLEECRLLNGCPTGEAKITKGYNLPAKHVIHTVGPVWKGGERNEPALLEAAYRNSLQLAEENGLSSIAFPNISTGIYHFPKHLAAQIAMKTVVTFLETSKHIQQVVFVCFDNENYSLYQKALA, encoded by the coding sequence ATGAATTCTAAAATCAACTTAGTGCAAGGTGATTTGACGAAGCAAACCACCGATGCAATCGTGAATGCGGCAAATAGTTCATTGCTAGGTGGAGGAGGAGTAGATGGCGCTATCCATCGGGCAGCAGGGGGAGAGCTTTTGGAAGAGTGCCGCTTGCTCAACGGCTGCCCAACGGGTGAAGCTAAAATCACAAAAGGATATAATTTGCCAGCCAAGCATGTTATCCACACAGTAGGGCCAGTTTGGAAAGGAGGGGAGCGAAACGAGCCGGCACTGTTGGAAGCTGCCTACCGAAATTCTTTGCAGTTAGCAGAAGAGAATGGGTTGAGCTCTATTGCATTTCCCAACATTAGTACAGGAATTTACCATTTCCCCAAACACCTAGCTGCTCAGATAGCGATGAAAACTGTTGTGACTTTTTTGGAAACCAGCAAGCATATACAACAAGTAGTTTTTGTTTGTTTTGATAACGAGAATTACTCGCTTTATCAAAAGGCTTTGGCTTAG